The following is a genomic window from Hymenobacter sp. APR13.
TGGTCGAAGCCGCGGATGTTGATGCGCGAGTCGCCGGTGCCGCCGCCGCCCTGGGTGGCGTACACGCCGGGCGTTTCGTTGAGAATCATCGGCAGGTCGCGGTTCGACAGCGTTTCGCGCAGCTTCACCTCGTTCACGGCCGAAAAGGCCACCGGCGTGGAGCGCTCCACGGCAATACCGAGCGAGCCCACCACCTGCACCTCGCTGAGCGTGGCGTTGTCGGAGTTCAGCGAGAAGGTAGCCACGGCGTTCTGGCTGCCGATCGTGACTTTCTGCTCGCCCATCTTGTAGCCGATGAACGAGGCCCGCACCACGTAGGTGCCGGGCTTGAGGTTGGGCACCGTGTAGGAGCCGTTTACTTCAGTGCCGGCGCCAGTGTTTACGCCGTTGCCGCTGATCTGGACGGTGGCCCCGGGCAGGCCCTCGCCGGTGAGCTTATCGAGCACCCGGCCCCGGATGGAAAAGGTACTTTGGGCTTCCGCCGAAACGACAGCCAGAGAGGTGAAAAGGAAAGTCAGTAAGGGTTGTTTCATACCGGAAAGCAGGAAGCGCGGGGTTTGCGCTTAGCAAAGGTAAGGGATTGAAGGGGAGCCGGAAAACGGAAGCGTGGGGTTTGCAGCAAGCTGTCCGCCAGCCGTACATTTGGCCTTATTCCACAATTTCGTCTTTATCTGATCCGGTTCTATTTTTTCTCTCGTATGCGCTTCCTATTCCTGCTGCAAATCGGCCTGGCCTTTCTGCTATATATAGGCTGTGGCCCGGCTACTGCTCAGCTTTCTTCGGGCGCGCCTGTGGTCATCAGCCTGCAGACCGAGCTACTGAATCTATCCGTACCGGGCGTATATGTGGAGCAGGTGATTGACGCCCGGCCTACCGCCGGGCCGCTGGGCCTGGTAGTGCGCGGCCTGAACAGCACATTGCGGGAAGTGGACCTGCAGCAGGGCTTGGTGCCGGAACTGGCCGGGCTCCTGCACAACCGCCTGCCAGCGGGCGGGGCCCGGCCTGTGGTGCTGCGCATTCTGTCTGTAGGCGTGGCGGAGGCACCCGTTGGCAACTTTCGCGTGCAAATGGCGGCGGAACTCTCCGCCGAATGGTACGCCCGCCAGCCCGATAGCACATATTACCTGCTGTGCCGCACCTCCCGCACCACGCAGCATATCAGTAGCGCGGAGCCGAAAAACAGCCACATGGCTAACCTGGGGGCATTGCTGGAAGCCAGCTTACAGCAGATGGCGGGCGTCGACTGGGCGGCGCAGCAGGCCGCCAACCCGCGCTGCGAGGCAGCGGCGTTGCGGCGCCGGCTACCAACCCAGACCTATCCTATCCAAAGCGAAGAGCGCCTTCGCCCGGGTGTGTACAACAACTTTTTTGAGTTTCGCTACAACGCCCCGGGCCGGCCAGGTAACGTGCAGGCCGACGCCCGCGCCTACCAGACAGCCGAGTGGCAGGGGCTGCGCGCCGTATCGCCGTTCATGCTCACGCCGGAAGGCCAGCACGTAGCGGTAGAGCAAGCTTGGGGCTTCTGCGACGGCCAACAGCTATACATCCGCTTCGGCGCCGATTACTATTTGCTGGAAAAGCGCGGCACGGCCTTCCTGTTTTTCGCGCCGGCGCTCTACAACAATAACAACACGCTGCTTTTCAACGGCGGGCCGCCCAAGCATGCCTATTCGCTTAATCTGTTCAGTGGGCTGACCACCAATTACGCGGGGCCATCGGGCCTGATTTCGCTGAATAAAGAAGGCCTGGTTACCCATTTGATGGTGTACAGACGGCGCCAGAAAAATGCGCCCCCGCTGCCGGTACAACTCAATGGCCAGGCAGCTGGCGAACTGCGCGAAGGCGATTATCTTTCGCTGCCCTGGCACGACGGCAACCAGCCGGTGCGCCTGTGCGTGGGCACCGAGGCCTGCCTGGAGCTGACGCCGAGCTTCAGCGAAGCCAATTATATCGAGTACCAGCCCGGGGCACCCGCTTCTTTGCAGCTGGTACCGGCGCGCGAAGGCAAAACCCAAGTAACGCGCATGGCCGGCCGCTGAGCGTACTGCGCCAAGTAGCTTTTTATTGTTTGTTTCTGGCATTTCACTCATCACTCGTGAAGCTTCTCTACTTACCGCTGTTGTTGTTGCCCCTGGCGGGCTATTCCCAAAGCACCAAGCTGGAAATCAGCCTCGCCCAGCAAGTACTGCCGGCCGCCGGCTCCGCCTTCCACTTCGATAAGCTGGTAGACGCGCGGCCTGACCGGACCAGTATCGGCAGCGTGCACCGCGGCCTCGACAACCACCTGGTACCCGCCACCTTAGGCGGCAGCCTGGAAACCGAGCTGACGCCGATGCTCCGGCAGGCGCTGCCGGCTGGCCCGGCTACCCGGCCACTGGTGGTGCGTATTTACACCCTGGCCGTGCACGAAACCATTACGGCCATGTCGGAAACGGGCAGCGCGGAGGTGGAAATGGACTTTCTGGAAGCTACTGGCCCCGATACCTACCGGCTGCTGCTCAGCGTGTCGGAGCTGGTGGAGGGCAAGGGCCTAGATGTAACCAGCAAGCACCCCGACAACATCCGGCGCGCCCTGCAGCAGGGCCTGCAGCGGCTGGCGGCGGCCGTACCTCCTGCCTCCGCCCCCACCCTGACGTGGGCGCAGGTGCTGGCCGGCGAAGAAGGCGCGCTGCCGCGCTTCCCGGTGCAAACCCAGCCGCTGCAGCGCGGCATCTACCGGTCGTTCGAGGAGTTCCGCCAGAACGCGCCTACGCTCACGGCCGGGCCGTTTGAGCTGCAGCGCAAAACCCGCAAGGGCGCGCAGTGGGCCGGCACCGAGGAAGTGGAAGCCTGGTACCTGCACCTCAGCGACGACCAGCCCCGCCGCCTGGTGCGCGGCGCCTGGGGCCTGAGCGACGGCCAGAATGCCTATATTTTCTTCCAAGGCCGCTACTTGCCCCTGCAGGCCGCCGACAAGTATTACAGCTTCACGGGGCACCGGCAGCCCGACCTCAACAACGTGGTAGCTGGCGCGGTAGTAGGCGGCCTGATGGGGGCCGCTCTAGCGACGAGCGGCACCAACCAGCCGCAAGCATACGAGCTGCGGCTAGCCTCGGGGCGGGTAGCTACCAGCCTGCAGCCCGTCGGCGCAGACGGTTTTGCCGCAGCGGCCGACACTGCCGCCATCTACCTGTACCGCCGCGCCGACGCCGGGCCTGCCGCGCCCCTGCGGGTGCTGGTGGACGGCAAAGAGGCGGGCCAATTGGGGCCGGGCCAATACCTGGCTTTCAGCTGGCGTGACAAGCGCCGCGACATGGCCATCTGCGTGCAGGGCGAGCAGGAGAAATGCCACACGTTTATGCCCCTGTTCGGTACCGCTACGTTTCTGGCCTGCGCCCCAGGCGACGGCGCAGTGGCCCCAACTGTGCAGCCGGTGGCAGCCAAGGAAGGTCTGTTCCAGCTCAAGCACATTAAAGCCCGCGAGAAAAGGCCCGTCAACTAACGCGGCTATTCCAGCTCCGCGGTAGGGTCCCAGAACAGACGCTTGAACTCCTGCACTTCATCTTCAATCACGCGTACGCCTTCAGCCTCCAGGGCTTCCTGCATGGCTGTGGGCGTGGCAAAGTGCAGGCGCCCGGTGAGCTGGCCGTTGCGGTTGATAACTCGGTGGGCCGGCACGTAGCCGTCGGCGGTGTGGGCGGCCATCATGGCCCAGCCCACCATGCGGGCGCCGTGCCGGGCCCCGAGGTAGTGGGCAATGGCGCCGTAGGTGGTTACACGGCCGGCCGGCACTAGGCGCACTACTTCGTGCACTTCCTGAAAGAAATTGCGTTGGGCTTCGGTAGGATTACGCGGAATCATCGGGAGAGGGCAGAAAGGAAAGACCGGAGAAATATACGGCATCTGCAGCCCGGATGAGGCATATCGTGCCGGGCGGACCGCACGGGCAGTCCCCCACAATTTCAGGAAGCAGGCGCAACCCAAGGTCAATTCCGGTGTCTTAAGCCCATGGCCGACCAGACCAGTTGGAGCAGGAAGTAAACCCCAGCCAGCTGATTCGCGTTGTCATCCGTTGCCCTGCCCACACGAACAAGGGGCCGTGGCAAACTGGCAGAATCTCCGATACTCACTTATGCAGACTCAGGAACAAGAACGGGAAGAACTACAGGTGGCCGAACAAACGCCCGGCAAAAGCCACGGGGTACGCTGGCTGATTATCGCCGTAGTGCTGATTGCCGCCCTGGCCTTCGTCAAGATAAAATACTTCCCCTCGCCTAACGCCGACGCCAAAGGCGGGGGCGGCAAGGGCGCAGCCGGCGGCGGCAAAGGCGCCCCTGGCGCGAAGGGTGGCAAAGGCGGCGGGGGCGGCGGCGCGCTGCCGGTGCAAGTGTACGTGGTGAAGCCCACCAACCTTTCAGATGAGGTGGCCGCTACCGGCTCTGTTCTGGCCGACGAGTCGGTGGTTATAAAGAGCGAGCTGTCGGGCAAGATTACCAGCCTCAACATCCGGGAAGGCCAGCCGGTGAGCAAGGGCCAGCTGCTGTTCAGCATCAACGCCGACGAGGCCCAGGCCGCCATCCGCAAGCAGCAGTACAACATCCAGCTCTTCCGCGACCAGGAGAAGCGCCAGCGCACCTTGCTGGACAAGGAGTACATCAGCGCCCAGGAATACGAGCAGTCCAACAACCAGCTGCTCACGGCGCAGTCGGACCTGAAAGCCCTGCAGGCTTCGCTGGACCGGGCCTACGTGCGGGCGCCGTTCAGCGGCGTGCTGGGCCTGACCACGGCCACCGTGGGCACCTACGTGAGCCCCGGCTCGGAAATCACGACCCTCTCCCGCGTGCGGCCCGTGAAGATTGACTTTGCTGTGCCGGGCCGCTTTGCTACCAAAGTGCGCGTGGGCGACGTGGTGAGCGTCACCGATGAAGGCACCAACAAGAAGTATGAGGCCAAAGTCTACGCCATCGACCCGCAGATTGACCCCGTGAGCCGCACCCAGCCGGTGCGCGCCCGCTACGCCAATACCAGCAACGAGCTGCGCCCCGGCGCTTTCGTGAAAGTGAACCTGCAGCTCGGCGAATCCACCGACGCGCTGCAGGTGCCCACCGAAGCCGTTATTCCGGAAGCCAGCGGCTATAGCGTCTACACCGTGAAAAACGGCAAGATGGCTCCCAAGAAAGTGAAAATTGGTATCCGCTCCGACAAGGTGATTCAAATCACCGACGGCCTGGCCGTTGGCGACTCCGTGATTCGCACCGGCATTCTGCAGGTGAAGCCGGGAGACGCCGTGAAGGCCACCAAGTAATTTTTCTCGCAGTGTTTCGCAGTGTGCTGACGCATGAACACTGCGAAACACTGCGCCAACACCGCGAAACACTGCGAGAAACAACGATATGAGCTTATCTTCAACCAGCATCAACCGCCCGGTCCTCGCCATCGTGATGAGCCTCGTCATCGTGATTTTCGGCGTGATTGGGTTTCGCTACCTCAGCATCCGGGAATACCCCAGCGTCGACCCGCCCATCATTACCGTGTCGGCCAGCTACACCGGTGCCTCCGCCGATGTGATGCAGGGCCAGGTGACCGAGCCCCTCGAAGAAGCCCTCAACGGCATCCAGGGCATCAAAAACCTGACCTCCAACTCCCGCGACGGCCGCACCCAGATTACCGTGGAATTTGACCTCGACGCCGACCTGGAAACCGCCGCCAACGACGTGCGCGACAAGGTATCGGGCGCCCAGGGCCGCCTCCCGCGCGACATCGACCCGCCCGTAGTGAGCAAGGCCAACGCAGACTCACAGCCCATTGTGATGACCTACCTCAGCTCCAGTAAGCGCACCCTGCTGGAACTGACCGACTACGCCAACAACACTCTCAAGGAGCGCCTGCAAACCATTCCGGGTGTGTCGGAGGTGCGGGTGTACGGCGAGCGGAAGTACTCCATGCGCCTCTGGATGGACCCTGTGAAGTTGTCGGCGCTGGGCGTGAGCCCCGTGGAGGTGCAGGCTGCCCTCACCCGCGAAAACGTGGAACTGCCCAGCGGCGCGGTGCAGGGCCAGAACACCCAGCTCACGCTGCGCACCATGGGCCGCCTTACGTCGGTGGAGGACTTCAACAACCTCATCATCCGCAAAGATGCCTCGTCCTTGGTGCGGCTGTCCGATATCGGCTACGCCGAGCTGTACCCTGAAAACGACCAGACCATCTTCAAGGTGAACGGCGTACCCATGGTGGGCCTGGCCGTCATTCCGCAGCCCGGCTCCAACCAGATTGACATTGCCGACGAGTTCAACAAGCGCATAGAGCTCTATGGCAAGGACCTGCCCAAAGACCTGGTGCTCAAGCCGGGTTTCGACAACTCGGTGTTTATCCGCAAATCCATTAACGAGGTAGAGCATACCATCATCGAGGCCTTCGTGCTGGTGGTGATTATCATCTTCCTGTTTCTGCGCGACTGGCGCTCTACCCTGATTCCTGTAGTGGCCATTCCGGTGTCGTTGGTGGGCATCTTCTTCGTGATGTACCTGCTCGACTTCTCCATCAACGTGCTGACGCTGTTGGCCGTGGTACTGGCCATCGGCCTGGTAGTGGATGACGCCATTGTGGTGCTGGAAAACATCTACTCGCGCATCGAGGAAGGCGAAGACCCCAAAACGGCCGCCATCAAGGGCTCCGAGGAGATTCTGATGGCCGTAGTCAGCACCACGGTGGTGCTGGCGGCGGTGTTTCTGCCGGTGGTGTTCCTCACGGGCATCACCGGGCGCCTGTTCCGCGAGTTCGGCATCGTGGTAGCCGGCTCGGTGCTGATTTCGGCGTTTGTGAGCCTCACGCTCACGCCCATGATGTGCTCGGTGCTGCTCAAGCGCCAGGAAAAGCACAACTGGTTTTACCGCAAAACCGAGCCCTTCTTCGAGAAAATGATTGGCGGCTACCAAAGCAGCCTGCAAACCTTTTTGCGCAACCGCTGGCTGGCGTGGGTGGTGGTGCTGGGCACGGGCGTGGGCATCTGGTTTTTCATGAAAACCATTCCGTCGGAGCTGGCGCCGGTGGAAGACCGCAGCCGCGTGAACGTGAATGCCACCGGGCCGGAAGGGGCTTCATTTGAGTACATGGATGCCTACATGACCCAGCTCACCAAGATGGCTATGGACTCGGCCGGCAACAACATGAGCAGCGTGTTTGCCGTGACCTCGCCCGGCTTCGGCGGCGGCTCCAACTCGGGCATTGCCCGCGTGCTGCTGCTGGAAGCCGAGGAGCGCCCCCGCACCCAGGACCAGGTTGCGGCCGGCCTGAGCGCCGGCGTGAAAAAGCTGACCGCTGCCCGCACCTCGGTGTCACAGGACCAGAGCATCGGCGGCGGCGGCGGCGGCCTGCCGGTGCAGTTCGTTATCCAGACCCAGGACTTCGACAAGCTGCGGGCCGCGGTGCCCAAGTTCCTTGATGCCGCCCGCCAGGACCCCACCTTCCAGTTCGTGGACGTGAACCTGAAGTTCAACAAGCCCGAGCTGCGCGTGAACATCGACCGCGAAAAGGCGCAGAGCCTGGGCGTGTCGGTGCAGAGCATCAGCCAGACGCTGCAGGCCGGCCTGAGCGGGCAGCGCTTCGGCTACTTTATCCGGGAAGGCAAGCAGTACCAGATCATCGGGCAGGTGGCGCGCGAAGACCGCAACCAGCCGCTGGACGTGCGCCTGCTGTCGGTGAAGAACAACGAAGGCCAGCTCGTGCAGCTCGACAACGTGATTCGCCTGACGGAAAGCAGCACCCCGCCGCAACTCTACCGCTTCAACCGCTACAACTCGGCCACCTTCTCGGCCTCGCTGGCGCCCGGCAAAACCCTCGGCGACGGTATTGCGGCCATGCAGGGCCTGGCCGAAAAAAACCTCGACGACACGTTCTCCACCGAGCTGTCGGGCGCTTCCCGCGACTTTCAGGAAAGCTCCAGCAGCCTCGTGTTTGCCTTCGGGCTGGCGCTGGTGCTGATTTATCTGGTGCTGGCCGCGCAGTTTGAGAGCTTCCGCGACCCGGTAATCATCATGGTGACGGTGCCGCTGGCGCTGTCGGGCGCGCTGCTCAGCCTGTGGTACTTCAACCAGACCCTGAACCTGTTTTCGCAGATTGGCATCATCATGCTGGTGGGCCTCGTCACCAAAAACGGTATTCTGATTGTGGAGTTTGCCAACCAGCAGGTGGAAAACGGCAAAGACTACATGACCGGCCTGATTGAAGGCGCCACGGCCCGCTTCCGCCCGATCCTGATGACCAGCTTGTGCGCCATTCTGGGCATTCTGCCGATTGCCATTGCTACCGGCGCCGGCGCCCTGAGCCGCCGGGCCATGGGCATTGGCGTGGTAGGCGGCCTGTTCTTTGCTACGGGCCTCACGCTTTATGTCGTGCCGGTGATGTACTCGTACTTCGCCACGGCCAAAAAGCACAGCCAGAAGCAGGAGGCCGCCAAAAAGAAGGCCGTAACGGCCTAGTTGCCGCCCGTGTCGGCTTCCGATTTTCTTTTCAGTTGATGTATTTCATGCCCCGCTCCTTCTTTTTCACTCTCCTATTGGCTTTGCCTCTGCCGGTGCTGGCGCAGCAGCCGGTACTGCCTACCCGGGAGCCCGCCTCGAAGCCCCAGAGCAAGCCCCAGACGGAGAAGCCGGAAACCGTGGCCGATGCCCCGTCCCTGACGCTGACCGAGGCCATCCGCATCGGCATTGAGAACAACTACAACATCCGCCTCTCGCGGCAGGACGTGCGCATTGCCGAAAACAACGTGACCCGCGGCAACGCCGGCCAGCTGCCGGTAGTGAACGGCAACCTGACCCGCAACTTCAACCGCAACAACGTGCGGCAGGAGTCATCGGCGCGGCCCGAGGCCAGCATTGCCAACGGCGCGCAGAGCAACCTGCTCAATGCCAACGTGGCCGCCACCTGGACTATTTTCGATGGGCTGGGTATGTTCATCGCCTACGACCGGCTGAAGTCGCTGGAGCAAAGCCAGCGCCAGCTCACCCGCGCCACCGTCGAAGAAACTGTGGCTTCTATCACCGACGCTTATTACGTAGTGGTGCGCGAGTCGGGCAAGATTAAGGCCAGCGAGGAGGCCCTGAAAATCGGGCAGGCCCGCATCGACCTCACCCAGGCCCGCGTGGATGTGGGCGTGAGCGCCAAGGTGGAAGTGCTGACCGCCCGCGTGGACTACAACGCCGACCGCTCCTTGCTGATTCAGCAGCAGGAGGCGCTGCAGACGGCCAAAATCAACCTCAACAACCTGCTGGGCCGCACCCCGCGTCTCAACTTCCGCCCCGCCGACTCCATTGTGGTGGCTACCGACCTGAGCCGGGAAGGTGTGGCGCAGGCCGTGCAGCAGAACAACCCGCGCCTGCAGCAGGCGCGCCTCAACACCGAAATTGCCACCTACGACCGAAAGCTGGTGCGCGCCTCCCGCTTCCCGCAAATCGGCCTGACCACCGGCTATGGCTACAACCGCAATATCAACGGGGCGGCGTTTTTCGGCAGCCAGCTGGTCACCAACACGGGCCGCACCTACGGCCTCAACTACGGCGTGGTAGCCACGATTCCCATTTTCGACGGCTTCAACCGCAACCGTTTGGAGCAGAATGCCCGCATCGGGGAGGAACAGAGCAACCTGCTGCTGGGCCAGACGCAGCTGCAGTTGGAAGCCGAGGCCGAGCAGGCCTGGGCCCAGTACCAGAACCGCCTGCAGTTACTGGAGCTGGAAGAAGCCAACATCCGGCTGGCCCGCGAAAACGTGGCCATTGCCCTGGAGCGCTACCGCCTGGGTCTGCTGGTACCGCTGGCCTTGCGCGAAGCCCAACGCACCCAGCTCGACGCCGAAGTGCGCTTGCTCGACATTCGCTACCAGGCCAAGCAGGCCGAGATTGTGCTGCGCCGCCTCAGCAGCGGCCTGGTGCAGGAAGGGGGCCAGTAACGAGCTTGAGCCAGACGAGTAGCCAGGGCTTCGTCGGGGAAAAAGCAGGTTTGGCGGGGCAGCTGGCACAGCCGAACGAAGTCGGTGTACTGGGGCAGGCGCAGCCTGTAGTTTTGTGTACTTCCTCGCCGGAGCTGCCGCAGTGGCGGCCAAGCCGGAAGCTCGCTCCCACACACCTATTGCACTATGTTCGCCCTTATCTGCCGCCTGTCCCTGGTCCTGGTCTTCGTTTCGATGAGCATTTGCTCGGCTTTCACGGCAGCGGCCCAGCCGTTTTTCCGGCTGCCCATCCTGCGCACTACCGTTAAGCAGAAATCGGGCAAACTCCACCGTCCGGTCTACCGCACCTACAAGGCCTACCGCCAGTACTAAGCACACCTACTCCAACAAAACGAGGGGCGGGCCGGACCGTCGAATGGTCTGGACCCCGCCCCTCCGTTTTGTTGGAGTAGATGTCTGCTTGCGGCCAGCGCTACTTCACGTCCAGCTCTTTCAGTTGCGCCAGGGCCTCCATGGTTTTTGCGCGGGTGCTAGCTTCTTTTTCGTCTTCATCGACAGGTTCCTTGGGACTGGGGCCAAAGAAGGTGAGAATGTTGCGCTGCACCGGCGTCGTCAGGCCGTCAAACTTGTTGTCGGCCAGCTTGCGCACCCATTCGCCGTAGGTTTCATCGGTCAGCTCATATTCGCCCACCACTGTCGGGCGGCCGGTGTCGAAGTCGGTATTGGGCAGCACTTGCCGGGAAACCGTGACCGTATCGGCGGGCTCGGCTTCCACATGGCGGCAGTAGCTGGTCATCACCTGCCGAAAGCTGGTCTTGAATAAGGCTTGCGCTTCCGGCGTCGGCAGCTTGAACGCGAAAGGCTCCAGCGGACCTATTTTGGGTAGCACCCGCACAAAATACGACAGCACCCGGGCCCCGGTACCAGGCTTTTGGTAGTCGGTGCCGTATTGCTTGCGGTAGTCGTGCTCACTCTGGTCGTAGACGTACTCGCGCCGACGGGCCTGCGGGCTGAGTCGCCGGATTTCTTTTTTCTGCGACTGCCACGCCGCCCGGCTGGCAATCGGAATCAGGCTGCGCACGGCAAACCGAAACGAGCTGATGGCCAGGTCCACGTTGAAGATCACCTTGCCCAGTTCCAGTCCATAGGTTTTGCGAAACGCCCGCTCCAGCACCGGCTTGCTCACCTGAAACCCGATATAGCGCTGGTAGTCGGCAGTGCGGTAGCGGCCGGCGGCCAGCTGCACCACATCAAAGGCAAACTCCAACTGCGTGTGCTGCACCGGGGCTTCTTCGTAGGTGATTTCTGTCCCGAATTTCCGCCGCAGATCCGGGTATACCGACGCCATGGCCTTGTTGGTACCTTCAGGATGCCCTATCACGTCGGCCGAGTAGTGCGCCAGGGCGCCGAGCGCAAACGCGTATTCATTGCGGCCGTGAGCTTCGTCCAGTAGGTTGCGCACAAAGTCGCCGCTGCGCACATAGTGCGTAAGGTTGGTGAACAGCTCCGAGCCGAATGGGTAAAAGCCCATATCCTGAATGATGGAGCCGCCGTAGGCGTAGCTCTTTGCCTCAATGAGCTGCTCCTCGGTGGCACCCGGGTAGCGCTTCTGCAACATAGGCATCAGGCAGCGGGTCCAGGAAGAATCGATATTGGCCTGGTGGGTAAGCACCGAGTAGGCAGATGCGGAAGAGGGAAACAGCAACAGCAGCGCCAGAATCCCAAGTAGCCATTTTAGCATAGGTAGCAGAAATGCTAAGCGAAGGCCGGGCACAGCACCCTGGATCGGAAAGCATTGCATCTACGCGCCGTACGGACCGGGGTTGTACTGTAGCGCTTGCCAGTTTCCGCGCATCGGCAACGTGGTAAAGCCCTCGAAACAAAAAAGAGGACCAGACGTGTGTCTGGCCCTCTTTTACTAGCAGCTTGGGCGTCATTACCCTGCTGGTATGTGCGCTATTCCAGCACTACTTTCCGCGTTACGGTGTGGGCACCTACCTGCACCCGCATTGTGTAGAAGCCTTTGGCCAGGTTCTGCACCGGCAGCGCCTGCTCCAGTGCCCCACCCCGAACGGTTAGCTCCTGGTGCATCACCTGCTGGCCGAGGGCGTTCAGCAATTGCACCTGCACCGCCGATACGCCGGCTTCCGCGCCACGCAGGCGCAACGTCAGCGGGCCGCTCTGGTGAGGCGTCGGGAACACACTCACCTCACCGCCCGGCAGCTGGCCCATGCCCGTGCTCAGGGTAGAAGTAAGAGCAATGGTGAAGGCGCCCTGCGTATCGCTGGAGCCGTAGCCTGATACAGAAACGTAGTAAGTGGTGCTTGGCGTGAGCGAAGGCAGCGCCATCGGACCGGCGGCCGTGCCGGAGCCCGTGCTGGCCTGGCAGGCCAGCTGCGTAAACGGCCCGTTGCAGGACGTCGCCGAGAACAGGCGTACCTGCCCGGCCGGTGCGCCCGTTACAACCAGAGAACGTGGCCCGTTGCCGGGAGCCACAAACGAGAACCACACATCCTTAGGGTTGGCGGCGGGGGCGCAGCCGGGGTTAGAATATCCGTTGGCCGCTGAGGCCGTAGCTCCCAAGTTAGACGTTGTCAGAGCGGTACCGTTGGCGGGCAGCGCCGTTGCAGTGCAGGGCTCGTCGTTGGATACCGGTGGCAGCAGCGTCGTGAAGGTAGCTGTTACCGGAGCCGACGACTGGCCGGCACCGCAGCTGCTCACCACCCCTACCGTGTACTGCATGAGGCCCTGTAGGCCCGTCAGTTGAATGGGCGAGTTGCTGCCCGATATTGTTACG
Proteins encoded in this region:
- a CDS encoding MGMT family protein, coding for MIPRNPTEAQRNFFQEVHEVVRLVPAGRVTTYGAIAHYLGARHGARMVGWAMMAAHTADGYVPAHRVINRNGQLTGRLHFATPTAMQEALEAEGVRVIEDEVQEFKRLFWDPTAELE
- a CDS encoding efflux RND transporter periplasmic adaptor subunit codes for the protein MQTQEQEREELQVAEQTPGKSHGVRWLIIAVVLIAALAFVKIKYFPSPNADAKGGGGKGAAGGGKGAPGAKGGKGGGGGGALPVQVYVVKPTNLSDEVAATGSVLADESVVIKSELSGKITSLNIREGQPVSKGQLLFSINADEAQAAIRKQQYNIQLFRDQEKRQRTLLDKEYISAQEYEQSNNQLLTAQSDLKALQASLDRAYVRAPFSGVLGLTTATVGTYVSPGSEITTLSRVRPVKIDFAVPGRFATKVRVGDVVSVTDEGTNKKYEAKVYAIDPQIDPVSRTQPVRARYANTSNELRPGAFVKVNLQLGESTDALQVPTEAVIPEASGYSVYTVKNGKMAPKKVKIGIRSDKVIQITDGLAVGDSVIRTGILQVKPGDAVKATK
- a CDS encoding efflux RND transporter permease subunit, with translation MSLSSTSINRPVLAIVMSLVIVIFGVIGFRYLSIREYPSVDPPIITVSASYTGASADVMQGQVTEPLEEALNGIQGIKNLTSNSRDGRTQITVEFDLDADLETAANDVRDKVSGAQGRLPRDIDPPVVSKANADSQPIVMTYLSSSKRTLLELTDYANNTLKERLQTIPGVSEVRVYGERKYSMRLWMDPVKLSALGVSPVEVQAALTRENVELPSGAVQGQNTQLTLRTMGRLTSVEDFNNLIIRKDASSLVRLSDIGYAELYPENDQTIFKVNGVPMVGLAVIPQPGSNQIDIADEFNKRIELYGKDLPKDLVLKPGFDNSVFIRKSINEVEHTIIEAFVLVVIIIFLFLRDWRSTLIPVVAIPVSLVGIFFVMYLLDFSINVLTLLAVVLAIGLVVDDAIVVLENIYSRIEEGEDPKTAAIKGSEEILMAVVSTTVVLAAVFLPVVFLTGITGRLFREFGIVVAGSVLISAFVSLTLTPMMCSVLLKRQEKHNWFYRKTEPFFEKMIGGYQSSLQTFLRNRWLAWVVVLGTGVGIWFFMKTIPSELAPVEDRSRVNVNATGPEGASFEYMDAYMTQLTKMAMDSAGNNMSSVFAVTSPGFGGGSNSGIARVLLLEAEERPRTQDQVAAGLSAGVKKLTAARTSVSQDQSIGGGGGGLPVQFVIQTQDFDKLRAAVPKFLDAARQDPTFQFVDVNLKFNKPELRVNIDREKAQSLGVSVQSISQTLQAGLSGQRFGYFIREGKQYQIIGQVAREDRNQPLDVRLLSVKNNEGQLVQLDNVIRLTESSTPPQLYRFNRYNSATFSASLAPGKTLGDGIAAMQGLAEKNLDDTFSTELSGASRDFQESSSSLVFAFGLALVLIYLVLAAQFESFRDPVIIMVTVPLALSGALLSLWYFNQTLNLFSQIGIIMLVGLVTKNGILIVEFANQQVENGKDYMTGLIEGATARFRPILMTSLCAILGILPIAIATGAGALSRRAMGIGVVGGLFFATGLTLYVVPVMYSYFATAKKHSQKQEAAKKKAVTA
- a CDS encoding TolC family protein — encoded protein: MPRSFFFTLLLALPLPVLAQQPVLPTREPASKPQSKPQTEKPETVADAPSLTLTEAIRIGIENNYNIRLSRQDVRIAENNVTRGNAGQLPVVNGNLTRNFNRNNVRQESSARPEASIANGAQSNLLNANVAATWTIFDGLGMFIAYDRLKSLEQSQRQLTRATVEETVASITDAYYVVVRESGKIKASEEALKIGQARIDLTQARVDVGVSAKVEVLTARVDYNADRSLLIQQQEALQTAKINLNNLLGRTPRLNFRPADSIVVATDLSREGVAQAVQQNNPRLQQARLNTEIATYDRKLVRASRFPQIGLTTGYGYNRNINGAAFFGSQLVTNTGRTYGLNYGVVATIPIFDGFNRNRLEQNARIGEEQSNLLLGQTQLQLEAEAEQAWAQYQNRLQLLELEEANIRLARENVAIALERYRLGLLVPLALREAQRTQLDAEVRLLDIRYQAKQAEIVLRRLSSGLVQEGGQ
- a CDS encoding zinc dependent phospholipase C family protein; its protein translation is MLKWLLGILALLLLFPSSASAYSVLTHQANIDSSWTRCLMPMLQKRYPGATEEQLIEAKSYAYGGSIIQDMGFYPFGSELFTNLTHYVRSGDFVRNLLDEAHGRNEYAFALGALAHYSADVIGHPEGTNKAMASVYPDLRRKFGTEITYEEAPVQHTQLEFAFDVVQLAAGRYRTADYQRYIGFQVSKPVLERAFRKTYGLELGKVIFNVDLAISSFRFAVRSLIPIASRAAWQSQKKEIRRLSPQARRREYVYDQSEHDYRKQYGTDYQKPGTGARVLSYFVRVLPKIGPLEPFAFKLPTPEAQALFKTSFRQVMTSYCRHVEAEPADTVTVSRQVLPNTDFDTGRPTVVGEYELTDETYGEWVRKLADNKFDGLTTPVQRNILTFFGPSPKEPVDEDEKEASTRAKTMEALAQLKELDVK